A single window of Nicotiana sylvestris chromosome 3, ASM39365v2, whole genome shotgun sequence DNA harbors:
- the LOC104210880 gene encoding D-3-phosphoglycerate dehydrogenase 1, chloroplastic-like, which yields MAASASSTILFSSKSSRASLSWKNQLASTSALGISGVSLRRSSSHRQFVVFSMDAKPTVLVAEKLGEAGLNLLKEFANVDCSYNLSPEELCTKISLCDALIVRSGTKVSREIFESSGGRLKVVGRAGVGIDNVDLAAATEHGCLVVNAPTANTVAAAEHGIALLTAMARNIAQADASVKAGKWLRNKYVGVSLVGKTLAVMGFGKVGSEVARRAKGLGMHVIAHDPYAPADRARAIGVELVSFDEALASADFISLHMPLTPATKKILNDETFAKMKKGVRIVNVARGGVIDEEALVRALDAGIVAQAALDVFTVEPPPKDSKLIQHDNVTATPHLGASTMEAQEGVAIEVAEAVVGALKGELSATAVNAPMVPAEVLSELKPYVVLAEKLGRLAVQLVAGGSGVKSVKVTYGSARAPDDLDTRLLRAMITKGLIEPISSVFINLVNADFTAKQRGLRIAEERILLDGSPESPVEFIQVQIANVESKFASAISDSGEIRVEGRVKDGVPHLTKVGSFEVDVSLEGSIILCSQVDQPGMIGKVGSVLGEENVNVSFMSVGRIAPRKQAVMAIGVDEQPSKESLKRIGEIPAIQEFVYLKL from the exons ATGGCGGCTTCCGCTTCTTCAACTATCCTTTTCTCTTCAAAATCATCACGCGCCTCTCTCTCATGGAAAAACCAACTCGCTTCCACCTCCGCCTTAGGCATCTCCGGCGTTTCCCTCCGCCGCAGCAGCAGCCACCGTCAGTTCGTCGTTTTCTCCATGGACGCCAAACCTACGGTTCTCGTCGCCGAGAAACTCGGGGAGGCAGGGCTGAACCTTCTAAAGGAATTCGCGAACGTGGATTGCTCATATAATTTGAGCCCCGAGGAGCTGTGCACTAAGATCTCGCTTTGTGATGCGTTGATTGTCCGGAGTGGAACGAAGGTGAGCCGTGAGATCTTTGAATCTTCCGGTGGACGGCTCAAAGTTGTTGGGCGTGCTGGTGTCGGGATTGATAACGTTGATCTAGCGGCGGCGACGGAGCATGGATGCCTAGTGGTTAATGCGCCCACTGCTAATACAGTTGCTGCTGCCGAGCATGGCATCGCTCTTCTCACCGCTATGGCTCGGAATATTGCTCAAGCTGATGCTTCCGTCAAAGCCG GGAAATGGCTGAGGAACAAATATGTTGGTGTCTCCCTGGTAGGCAAAACACTTGCTGTGATGGGTTTTGGGAAGGTTGGATCAGAAGTTGCAAGGCGAGCTAAGGGGCTTGGCATGCATGTTATTGCTCATGACCCATATGCCCCTGCTGACCGTGCACGTGCTATTGGGGTGGAACTTGTGAGCTTTGATGAAGCCCTCGCATCTGCTGATTTCATCTCACTTCACATGCCCCTCACCCCTGCTACAAAGAAGATCCTGAATGATGAAACTTTTGCAAAGATGAAAAAGGGTGTACGGATTGTGAATGTTGCTCGTGGGGGTGTGATTGATGAAGAAGCTTTGGTGAGGGCACTTGATGCAGGCATTGTGGCACAG GCAGCACTTGATGTTTTCACTGTGGAGCCGCCACCAAAAGATAGCAAGTTGATTCAACATGATAATGTGACTGCAACTCCACATCTTGGTGCTAGTACTATGGAAGCTCAG GAAGGCGTGGCAATTGAGGTAGCGGAAGCAGTTGTTGGCGCTTTGAAAGGGGAGCTCTCTGCTACAGCTGTCAATGCACCTATGGTTCCTGCTGAG GTTCTATCAGAGCTGAAGCCTTATGTCGTGCTTGCCGAAAAACTTGGTAGACTTGCTGTCCAGCTAGTTGCAGGTGGAAGTGGTGTGAAATCAGTGAAAGTAACATATGGTTCAGCTAGAGCACCTGATGATCTCGACACAAGACTGCTTCGTGCCATGATAACTAAAGGCTTGATTGAGCCTATTTCCAGTGTTTTCATTAACCTGGTAAATGCAGATTTCACTGCTAAACAAAGGGGACTACGGATAGCTGAAGAACGAATTCTTCTAGATGGTTCACCAGAAAGTCCAGTTGAGTTCATTCAGGTTCAGATTGCCAATGTGGAATCCAAGTTTGCCAGTGCTATATCTGATTCAGGAGAGATTAGAGTGGAGGGTAGAGTTAAGGATGGAGTCCCTCATTTGACAAAGGTTGGATCTTTTGAAGTGGATGTGAGCTTGGAAGGCAGTATCATTCTTTGCAGCCAGGTTGATCAGCCAGGAATGATTGGAAAAGTTGGTAGCGTCTTGGGAGAGGAGAACGTGAATGTCAGCTTCATGAGTGTTGGAAGAATTGCTCCAAGAAAACAAGCTGTTATGGCTATTGGGGTGGATGAACAACCCAGCAAGGAGTCACTCAAGAGGATTGGGGAGATTCCTGCCATCCAGGAATTTGTTTACCTTAAATTATAG